One Deinococcus humi genomic region harbors:
- a CDS encoding S4 domain-containing protein, which translates to MKQKLSTLVAQARGGRVVRTGFMDGDEIDRRLLNDEEVRHRIAGGFADARRVVLTLHPAHIPEVDAGVTVLRLTPAQAAPAWDEQDFLVQLRRLELNEEQLGDVREERGSFLIAATGKAAQTLEALTTLGGRDIEVEEVGETAGRGSKTREVVVPSMRVDVVGAKGFGVSRAYFQQGIDGGKVRLNGGPARASSDIREGDSLSADGLGRIDFKRVVNETRRGNYKVELEVHK; encoded by the coding sequence ATGAAGCAGAAACTGTCCACATTGGTGGCCCAGGCGCGCGGAGGCCGGGTGGTCCGCACCGGATTCATGGATGGCGACGAGATTGACCGCCGCCTATTGAACGACGAGGAGGTGCGCCACCGCATCGCTGGGGGCTTCGCTGATGCGCGTCGCGTGGTGCTCACCCTGCATCCGGCCCACATCCCAGAGGTCGACGCGGGCGTGACGGTGCTGCGCCTGACCCCCGCCCAGGCTGCCCCGGCCTGGGACGAGCAGGATTTTCTGGTGCAACTGCGCCGTCTAGAACTTAACGAGGAACAACTGGGCGACGTGCGCGAGGAACGCGGCAGCTTCTTGATCGCCGCCACCGGCAAGGCCGCCCAGACCCTGGAAGCCCTGACGACGCTGGGCGGCCGCGACATTGAGGTAGAGGAGGTCGGCGAGACGGCGGGCCGGGGCAGCAAGACCCGCGAAGTCGTGGTTCCGTCCATGAGGGTCGATGTGGTGGGGGCCAAAGGTTTCGGCGTCAGCCGGGCCTATTTTCAGCAGGGTATTGACGGCGGAAAGGTCCGGCTTAACGGCGGCCCCGCCCGAGCCAGCAGTGACATCCGCGAGGGTGACAGCCTGAGTGCCGATGGCCTGGGCCGCATTGATTTCAAGCGTGTGGTCAATGAAACGCGGCGCGGCAACTACAAGGTGGAACTTGAAGTCCACAAGTAA
- the zapE gene encoding cell division protein ZapE, with amino-acid sequence MIDLLARNPAPDPATLTAELMPSARFEDVRFGTYRPNAEYPSQAAARDSLQTFVDVAQPRSGGLRFFRRRRPEGRGVYLDGGFGVGKTHLLASAYHASDGTRAIMSFQDLMYLIGALGMNRAVDAFRNHDLLLIDEFELDDPGNTHMANTFLGQLMPGGTSVIATSNTEPGALGQGRFNAGDFQRQIQGIAERFETRRLDGPDYRQRGTRPEDVFTAAEYIGWQAAQDPDTLAVLSHRDLNRHLLKIHPSRFAGLLSGVSAVGVLDLVPMTDQNVALRFVHFIDKLYDLGLPAVFTGASLGTLFNDTYRYGAYAKKYSRCLSRLSELLRESRQSTAS; translated from the coding sequence ATGATTGACCTGCTCGCCCGCAACCCTGCCCCCGACCCTGCGACGCTGACCGCCGAACTCATGCCCAGTGCCCGCTTTGAGGATGTTCGTTTTGGGACGTATCGGCCCAATGCCGAATATCCCAGTCAGGCTGCAGCGCGTGACAGCCTTCAGACTTTCGTTGACGTGGCGCAACCCAGGTCCGGCGGCCTGCGGTTCTTCCGTCGCCGCCGTCCTGAGGGTAGAGGTGTTTATCTGGACGGCGGCTTCGGCGTGGGTAAGACGCACCTGCTCGCTAGCGCCTACCACGCTTCGGACGGCACACGCGCCATCATGAGCTTCCAGGATTTGATGTATCTGATTGGCGCGCTGGGGATGAACCGCGCAGTAGACGCCTTCCGGAACCATGACCTGCTGCTGATTGACGAGTTCGAGCTGGACGATCCCGGCAATACCCATATGGCCAACACCTTTTTAGGTCAATTGATGCCGGGTGGAACGTCCGTGATCGCTACAAGCAACACCGAACCCGGCGCGCTGGGTCAGGGCCGATTCAATGCGGGAGACTTCCAGCGCCAGATTCAGGGCATCGCCGAGCGGTTTGAGACGCGCCGGCTGGATGGCCCCGACTACCGCCAGCGAGGCACGCGGCCTGAGGATGTGTTTACAGCTGCGGAATACATAGGCTGGCAGGCCGCCCAGGACCCGGACACACTGGCCGTCCTGAGTCATCGTGACCTCAACCGTCACCTGCTGAAAATACATCCCAGCCGTTTCGCCGGGCTTCTGTCAGGCGTCAGCGCCGTGGGGGTGCTCGATCTGGTGCCAATGACGGATCAGAATGTCGCTCTGCGGTTCGTCCATTTCATCGACAAGCTCTACGACCTGGGTTTACCTGCCGTCTTTACAGGCGCGTCGCTCGGAACGCTTTTCAACGACACGTACCGCTATGGGGCCTACGCCAAGAAGTACAGTCGTTGCCTG